The following proteins are encoded in a genomic region of Dermatophagoides farinae isolate YC_2012a chromosome 8, ASM2471394v1, whole genome shotgun sequence:
- the LOC124495686 gene encoding autophagy-related protein 16-1 isoform X1 — MAIVSTSTNPTWRKSLVQQLQEQQRKSNEPFESVIQTCVSLFEKIDSLQREKSNSTNCDTTAINPTSNTASSSSSSTANSALNDRIIALQNELKECQKCMMEKDSTIIELNSKITCLMKEKNDLKSKQSDLKISLDCMTDKCRAFEEVIKNLKEQNTCLIDEHTALQMLYDSSKKKFDEINQQYNDLIARVMESKAKDAEFMNEENEKMIRIQQEKVRKQLEDEAGRMTVNSNVEKDSVNLIENPVLSLIPERPRIHFEPHNEIYALKFDKKTHYLSSGGGDRKVKIWNFDDIKINLIQVLSGSNASVTSIDIFEEYLVASSSDHASRVWTLSDYRVRRTLTGHSNKVMSVKFMSVNNKVVSGSFDKTVKIWDLNRNACMRTLFAGSSCTDVANRDENFFASSHIDKRIRFWDSRMETSSTEILLQGKITSLDVTNSGHHLVAAIRNDRLTCLDLRMNELIQDYTADSFTIGCDWTRLRLSPDDQYVSCGGNDGQIFFWDFKTGKLLKTLSTDQHIGTIVSVEWHPTGNLFASADRNKNIVIWS, encoded by the coding sequence atggctatCGTGTCGACATCAACAAATCCAACATGGAGAAAATCATTAGTACAACAGCTacaagaacaacaaagaaaatcgaatgaacCATTTGAATCTGTGATACAAACATGTGTTAGCTTATTTGAAAAGATTGATTCATTGCAACGAgagaaatcaaattcaacaaattgtGATACTACAGCAATCAATCCAACATCAAACACagcatcatcgtcatcatcatcaacagccaATTCAGCATTGAATGATCGAATCATAGCTCTAcagaatgaattgaaagaatGTCAGAAATGTATGATGGAAAAAGATTCAACtataatcgaattgaattcaaagaTTACTTGTTtgatgaaagagaaaaatgatttaaaatctAAACAAAGTGATTTAAAAATAAGTCTAGATTGTATGACGGATAAATGTCGTGCATTTGAGGAGgttattaaaaatttgaaagaaCAGAATACCTGTCTTATCGATGAACATACAGCATTACAGATGCTGTATGATagttcaaagaaaaaatttgatgaaattaatcaacaatataATGATCTTATTGCTCGTGTGATGGAATCTAAAGCTAAAGATGCcgaatttatgaatgaagaaaatgaaaaaatgatacgCATACAACAGGAAAAGGTCCGTAAACAATTGGAAGATGAAGCTGGCAGAATGACTGTCAATTCGAATGTAGAAAAAGATTCggtaaatttgattgaaaatccgGTTTTATCATTAATACCGGAACGGCCACGAATACATTTTGAACCTCATAACGAGATATATGCTTTgaaatttgacaaaaaaactcattatctaagtagtggtggtggtgatcgTAAAGTAAAAATATGGAATTTCGAtgatatcaaaatcaatctgATTCAAGTATTGAGCGGTAGTAATGCATCGGTCACATCGATCGATATATTTGAAGAATATTTAGTGGCCTCGTCTAGCGACCATGCTAGTCGTGTTTGGACATTGAGTGATTATCGTGTACGGCGTACATTGACCGGCCATTCAAATAAAGTAATGTCAGTGAAATTCATGTCAGTAAACAATAAAGTGGTTTCAGGTAGTTTTGATAAAACGGTAAAAATCTGGGACCTAAATCGTAATGCTTGTATGAGAACATTATTCGCCGGTTCATCCTGTACTGATGTCGCCAATCgtgatgagaatttttttgccaGCAGTCACATTGATAAAAGGATTCGTTTCTGGGATTCACGAATGGAAACATCGTCAACCGAAATCCTATTACAAGGAAAAATTACATCATTAGATGTGACAAATAGTGGTCATCATCTTGTTGCCGCAATACGTAATGACAGATTAACTTGTTTAGATCTacgtatgaatgaattgatacAGGATTATACTGCTGATTCATTTACGATTGGTTGTGATTGGACAAGACTACGTCTAAGTCCAGATGATCAATACGTTTCTTGTGGTGGCAATGATGGTCAGATATTTTTCTGGGATTTTAAAACCGGAAAACTTTTGAAAACACTATCCACTGATCAACATATCGGTACTATTGTTTCGGTTGAATGGCATCCAACAGGCAATTTATTTGCCAGTGCTGAtcgtaataaaaatattgtcaTTTGGTCATAA
- the LOC124495686 gene encoding uncharacterized protein LOC124495686 isoform X2, protein MLTITTKTTTTMTNIMNEERNVLDDLLDNGDDEDFDAELKAARNFDPTRLATKTTTIARKNLDLKKKSTTKQSLSTTVKDNGNKSNNNNSTNRSTGNGNGRSASRESTCDSQYSCDSGSCSCEDHSSMADDHHPPTATLKDKNDNVDDDRASNADGNRSYQSFTRSPSLKIKITKNSNSRTVAKSSNLCDDDVVDDMDHDHDDPSIIGRKRKHGRENNDNDDDNDGLKRSRRHAVHHHRHSSPISNKKKNVNAKKRDYSSLIKYFFKDSCYFVMKSNNEENVEISKREGVWSTPLPNEIKLNSAFREFRNVILIFSVKESGKFQGFARLSSEAQYDLEPVKWVLPPGVHSCPFGGIFFIDWICSNELPFTRTSHLYNAFNEAKPVKIARDGQEIEPKTGEELCRLFPADDFVDLIPMLKRMKKQTLNRPRKRHSRGPFMDFNERQWCCCP, encoded by the exons ATGttgacaataacaacgaaaactacgacaacaatgacaaacattatgaatgaagaaCGTAATGTACTCGATGATCTTCTTgacaatggtgatgatgaagattttgatGCCGAATTGAAAGCGGCTAGAAATTTTGATCCTACACGATTGGCAACCAAAACGACCACCATTGCTCGAAAAA atttggatctaaagaaaaaatcaacaaccaaGCAATCATTATCTACAACCGTTAAAGATAATGGCAATAAG tccaataataataattcgacAAATCGATCCACTGGAAATGGAAACGGTCGATCAGCATCACGGGAATCAACATGCGATTCACAATATAGTTGCGATTCAGGATCCTGTTCATGTGAAGATCATAGCTCGATGGCTGATGATCATCACCCACCTACAGCTACTTTAAaggataaaaatgataatgttgatgatgatcgtgcATCCAATGCCGATGGTAATCGTTCTTATCAATCATTCACTCGATCTCCTAGCT taaaaatcaaaattaccaaaaattccaattcacGTACGGTggcaaaatcatcaaatctatgcgatgatgatgtcgttgatgatatggatcatgatcatgatgatccatCCATAATTGGACGTAAAAGGAAACATGGCcgtgaaaataatgataatgatgatgacaatgatggcCTTAAACGTAGCCGAAGACATGCtgtgcatcatcatcgccattcATCACCGATAtcgaataagaaaaaaaatgtgaacgCAAAAAAACGCGATTATTCATCACtaattaaatattttttcaaagatagttgttattttgttatGAAAAGCAACAACGAAGAGAATGTTGAAATCAGCAAACGTGAAGGTGTTTGGTCAACACCATTGCccaatgaaatcaaattgaatagtGCGTTCCGTGAGTTTCGTAATGTTATACTCATATTTTCCGTAAAAGAAAGCGGTAAATTTCAAGGTTTTGCCAGGCTATCATCCGAAGCTCAATATGATTTAGAGCCAGTAAAATGGGTTTTACCACCAGGTGTTCATAGCTGCCCGTTTGGTggtatattttttattgattggaTCTGCAGTAACGAACTACCATTTACACGTACATCTCATTTATACAATGCATTTAATGAAGCAAAACCTGTAAAGATTGCACGTGATGGTCAGgaaattgaaccaaaaacAGGCGAAGAACTGTGCCGTCTCTTTCCAGCGGATGATTTTGTCGATCTGATTCCAATGttgaaacgaatgaaaaaacagaCATTGAATCGCCCACGAAAACGCCATT